The nucleotide sequence GGTTAAAAAGCGCACGTGAAATTAGCCTCACTTTTAATATCTTTTTTGCAATCGGCGTTTCCCTGTGGCTTCTCTACGGGATAGCACTAAGCTTACCGGCGGTTATTATTTGGAATATAATCACTTTAATATTGGTTATTGCTATGTTATTTGCCAAAATTAAATACAATCGGAGTTAAATCGGGCTTGCTGGGTAAGTTTTGGGAAATTGGGCACAAAACGTATTGACAATCGATGTTTTCGACTCTAAAATTATTATAGGGGTGTCGGTAGTGTTTGCCGGCGCCTTTAGAATTACAAAAATGTAAAAATATTGTACAATAGAAGGTGAGGGATACCGCTCCTCCGAATTTATCTTGCGGGGCGGTAGCTTTCTTGGACTTAAATGTCTTAAGGAGTTGTAAAGATGTCATTTTTAGAGAAGTTTGGGATTTTTTCCAAAAATGAAGCCGGGTGTAGCGGATGCAGTTCCGGACAGAGTTGCGGTGCCGGTTGCGGCG is from Dehalococcoidales bacterium and encodes:
- a CDS encoding SemiSWEET family transporter; the protein is MEWQEILGLVGGFFTTMSLVPQVFRLYRLKSAREISLTFNIFFAIGVSLWLLYGIALSLPAVIIWNIITLILVIAMLFAKIKYNRS